A region of uncultured Tolumonas sp. DNA encodes the following proteins:
- a CDS encoding DUF3488 and transglutaminase-like domain-containing protein: MKTTEHLSVTLGQQTLNWLSLSYLLMVLPLYGELHFAIYACALLTIGWRYAIAHEQLKPPSLWLKNALALLGMGFIAYLWRSSGFLPAMFSLLVLGCTLKFLEFSSRRHLSLHVLSLYFLVALALIYHQGLAFTIYLLLVAGINTIALLSIYQTNNYRAQWRLGLRLLLQSLPLMAVLFLLIPHLGPMWRIPDLKSATTGLNEEVTPGDIAQLSRSSALAFRASFDGPLPPENQRYWRALVHEEFDGKTWRVAPSLRQWYQQQTNPFTATTPLQQRIHWQGPSSTYRLIVEPSNQHWLYSLDLSRPNNDEALLTPVMSLYSPKLLQQKKQIPLSYFPQTTLQTQLTGYQRQLNLQLPQGNPQVRALAAELRLNSSDDRKFAQATMRYFASHGFSYTLEPPTLQGSDQIDDFMFGSRRGFCAHFASSFTFLMRAAGIPARMVTGYLGGEYHADGNYLSLYQFDAHAWSEVWLDHRWQRFDPTLMVAPDRLSRSIDDILPAAETRLRDPFSLTSYRNLLFFAQLHQYLADIDYRWTSWVLNYNNQSQEQLLRELFGNNIWGRLFAMLGGLFLVIGLALGINWLARHRIKQDPLVMAYLQACRRLTQRGFMRQNDETPQAFVQRLQAANHPAAAIMQQLTTHYLAARYAGMDTRQAIRQIKILTRQL, encoded by the coding sequence ATGAAAACCACTGAACATCTCTCGGTCACACTCGGCCAACAGACGCTGAACTGGCTGAGCTTAAGTTATCTGCTGATGGTGCTGCCGCTGTATGGTGAATTGCACTTCGCCATTTATGCTTGTGCCCTACTCACCATCGGCTGGCGTTACGCAATAGCGCATGAACAGTTAAAGCCACCATCGCTGTGGCTGAAAAACGCTCTGGCTTTGTTAGGCATGGGCTTTATCGCCTACCTCTGGCGCAGCAGTGGCTTTCTGCCAGCGATGTTTAGTCTGCTGGTGCTGGGTTGTACGCTGAAATTTCTCGAATTTTCCAGCCGTCGTCACCTCAGCCTGCATGTGTTATCGCTCTATTTTCTGGTGGCCTTGGCGCTGATCTACCATCAGGGGCTGGCGTTTACCATTTATCTGCTGCTGGTGGCTGGTATTAACACCATTGCGCTGCTGTCGATTTATCAGACCAATAACTACCGCGCACAATGGCGACTGGGGTTACGGTTGCTGTTGCAAAGCCTGCCCCTGATGGCGGTGCTGTTTTTACTGATCCCGCATTTAGGGCCGATGTGGCGCATCCCCGATCTCAAGAGTGCCACGACCGGTCTCAATGAAGAGGTAACGCCGGGCGATATCGCGCAACTTTCCCGCTCCAGCGCACTGGCGTTTCGCGCCAGCTTTGACGGGCCATTACCGCCGGAAAACCAACGCTATTGGCGGGCACTGGTGCATGAAGAATTTGATGGCAAAACCTGGCGCGTGGCACCCTCTTTACGCCAGTGGTATCAACAACAAACGAACCCGTTTACGGCCACCACGCCGTTACAACAACGGATACATTGGCAAGGGCCCAGCAGCACTTACCGCTTGATTGTCGAACCCAGCAATCAGCATTGGTTATACAGCCTCGATCTGTCGCGACCAAACAATGACGAAGCACTGCTCACCCCGGTGATGAGTCTGTATTCACCCAAATTGTTACAGCAGAAAAAACAGATCCCGTTAAGCTATTTTCCGCAAACCACACTGCAAACGCAGTTAACCGGTTACCAGCGACAACTTAACCTGCAATTACCGCAAGGAAACCCGCAGGTACGTGCCTTAGCTGCGGAATTACGTCTGAATAGTTCTGATGATCGGAAATTTGCGCAAGCCACGATGCGCTATTTTGCCAGCCACGGTTTCAGCTACACGTTAGAGCCGCCCACACTGCAAGGCAGCGATCAGATCGATGATTTTATGTTTGGTAGCCGCCGTGGTTTTTGCGCCCACTTTGCCAGTAGTTTTACCTTTCTAATGCGTGCGGCGGGCATTCCGGCGCGGATGGTAACTGGCTATTTAGGCGGGGAATATCATGCCGATGGCAACTACCTCAGCCTGTATCAATTTGATGCCCATGCCTGGTCAGAGGTCTGGCTCGACCATCGCTGGCAGCGCTTTGACCCTACGTTGATGGTGGCACCCGATCGCCTCAGCCGCAGCATCGACGACATCCTACCGGCGGCAGAAACTCGCCTGCGCGATCCGTTCAGTCTGACCAGTTACCGCAATCTGCTGTTTTTTGCCCAACTGCATCAGTATCTGGCCGATATCGACTATCGCTGGACATCGTGGGTGTTGAATTACAACAACCAGTCGCAGGAACAACTGCTACGCGAGCTGTTTGGTAATAACATCTGGGGGCGTCTGTTCGCCATGCTCGGTGGGTTGTTTTTGGTGATCGGGTTGGCGCTCGGAATCAATTGGCTGGCAAGGCACCGGATAAAACAAGATCCCTTGGTGATGGCCTATTTACAGGCCTGCCGACGCTTAACACAGCGTGGTTTTATGCGCCAAAATGATGAGACACCACAAGCATTCGTGCAGCGTTTGCAGGCAGCCAATCATCCGGCTGCTGCCATCATGCAACAACTGACAACACACTATCTGGCCGCACGTTATGCCGGAATGGACACCAGGCAGGCGATACGACAGATCAAAATCTTAACCCGGCAATTATGA
- a CDS encoding MoxR family ATPase → MQQHIQAVLSELNRVILGKEEEIQLAVCCLLAKGHLLIEDLPGMGKTTLAHALATVMGLQYQRVQFTSDMLPADLLGVSVFEQQKEFVFHPGPVFTQVLLADEINRGSPRTQSALLEAMAERQVSLDGETRALPEPFFVIATQNPQDQAGTYPLPESQLDRFLMRIELGYPDKVTEKRMLLQNGIINVTPLLDAQQLQLMQRQAEQVKVADAALDYLLSLVQESRTAGITPHALSPRASKALLSAARVWAYMAGRDYLLPDDIQAIFAPVAEHRLRSGYSGAIGGRSSLSRALLERVDPVR, encoded by the coding sequence GTGCAGCAGCATATTCAAGCCGTTCTGAGTGAACTGAACCGGGTGATTTTAGGCAAGGAAGAGGAGATCCAGCTGGCGGTCTGTTGCTTGCTGGCGAAGGGCCATCTGCTGATTGAAGATCTGCCCGGCATGGGCAAAACCACGCTTGCGCACGCACTGGCCACCGTGATGGGGTTGCAGTATCAACGCGTGCAATTTACCTCCGACATGCTGCCGGCCGACCTGCTGGGTGTCTCGGTCTTTGAACAACAAAAAGAGTTCGTTTTTCACCCCGGCCCGGTGTTTACCCAAGTGCTGTTGGCCGATGAAATCAACCGTGGCAGCCCACGCACGCAAAGCGCGCTGCTGGAAGCGATGGCCGAACGCCAGGTCAGCTTAGATGGCGAAACACGCGCCTTACCCGAGCCGTTTTTCGTCATTGCGACGCAAAATCCGCAGGATCAAGCCGGCACCTATCCGCTGCCAGAGTCGCAGTTAGACCGTTTTTTGATGCGCATTGAGTTAGGTTATCCGGATAAAGTCACCGAAAAACGCATGTTGCTGCAAAACGGCATCATCAACGTCACGCCACTGCTGGATGCCCAACAATTACAGTTAATGCAACGACAAGCTGAACAGGTGAAAGTGGCTGATGCCGCGCTGGATTATCTGCTCAGTCTGGTACAAGAAAGCCGCACTGCGGGCATCACCCCGCACGCGCTCTCCCCGCGTGCCAGCAAAGCATTGTTAAGTGCCGCCCGGGTTTGGGCCTATATGGCCGGACGTGATTATCTGCTGCCGGATGATATTCAGGCGATTTTTGCCCCCGTGGCCGAACATCGTTTACGCAGCGGTTATAGCGGCGCGATTGGTGGCCGTAGCAGCCTGAGCCGCGCACTGCTGGAACGTGTGGACCCAGTACGATGA
- a CDS encoding histidine-type phosphatase, with protein sequence MQRFARLYSVLLGLGWLPFSVLASAVLPPFLSSKTPYQPQQQIADYQPVPTGYQLVFTELLARHGARTMTGGKSDVRSYQLWLQAQKSGALTALGKTLGPQLAAMIKANQALGYGQLTQLGREEQQQLASRLVLRDQSLFQQAIVQGRKISVQSSGKGRAVDSAENFVLGLKQVQLALTPLLLPPAANPVQLYFHKNDSSKPYRNYLKKDAQLKTTLAAIKAQAQSQQMARQVLERIYTKPFIDQLGSGELPTPLDAAQRLYDLYAIAPGMQYEGQWQFSSFMPAEAAKWFAYLNDAEDFYQKGPAFQGQDITYRMAQVLVDDFFNSIKQLQGNVSPFAAKLRFSHAEVVIPFVTLLQLPGSNQAVTAEQPYRYDNNPWRGETIAPMAANIQWDVYRDAHQHYLVKMLYNERETRFKTDCQPIKAGSFYYAFSELLRCYYQQ encoded by the coding sequence ATGCAACGGTTTGCCCGGTTGTATAGTGTATTGCTTGGTTTGGGTTGGTTACCTTTCTCCGTTTTGGCGTCAGCAGTTTTGCCGCCGTTTTTAAGTTCAAAGACCCCTTATCAACCCCAGCAACAGATAGCAGATTATCAGCCTGTACCTACCGGTTATCAGTTGGTGTTTACCGAGTTATTAGCGCGCCATGGTGCGCGCACGATGACGGGGGGTAAAAGTGATGTGCGGAGTTATCAGCTCTGGCTGCAAGCACAAAAAAGTGGTGCGTTAACGGCGCTGGGTAAAACGCTGGGGCCGCAGCTGGCAGCGATGATCAAAGCCAATCAGGCGTTAGGTTATGGTCAACTGACGCAATTAGGGCGTGAAGAACAGCAACAGTTGGCGTCCCGACTCGTTTTGCGTGATCAGTCGTTATTTCAACAAGCCATCGTTCAGGGTCGGAAAATCAGTGTGCAAAGTTCCGGCAAGGGGCGGGCGGTCGATAGCGCGGAAAACTTTGTGCTCGGTCTCAAGCAGGTGCAACTGGCATTAACTCCGTTATTACTGCCTCCAGCGGCCAACCCGGTGCAGCTCTATTTTCATAAAAACGACAGCAGTAAACCTTATCGTAACTATCTGAAAAAAGATGCCCAGCTCAAAACAACACTGGCTGCGATCAAAGCGCAGGCACAAAGTCAGCAAATGGCCCGGCAAGTATTAGAGCGTATTTACACGAAGCCGTTTATCGATCAGTTAGGAAGCGGCGAGTTACCGACCCCGTTAGATGCTGCGCAACGGCTGTATGATCTGTATGCGATTGCGCCCGGTATGCAATATGAAGGTCAGTGGCAGTTCAGCTCGTTTATGCCGGCAGAGGCGGCGAAATGGTTTGCGTATCTCAATGATGCGGAAGACTTTTATCAAAAAGGCCCCGCCTTTCAGGGGCAGGATATTACCTATCGCATGGCACAAGTGCTGGTGGATGATTTCTTTAACAGCATCAAACAGCTGCAGGGAAATGTGTCGCCTTTTGCGGCCAAACTGCGCTTCAGCCATGCCGAAGTGGTGATCCCGTTCGTCACTTTGTTACAGCTGCCCGGTAGCAATCAGGCGGTGACCGCTGAGCAGCCTTATCGTTATGACAACAATCCGTGGCGGGGTGAAACTATCGCGCCGATGGCAGCCAATATTCAGTGGGATGTCTACCGGGATGCGCACCAGCACTATTTAGTAAAAATGTTGTATAACGAGCGGGAAACACGTTTTAAGACCGATTGTCAGCCCATAAAAGCCGGTAGCTTTTATTATGCTTTCAGTGAATTGCTGCGCTGTTATTATCAGCAATAA
- a CDS encoding DUF58 domain-containing protein — protein sequence MKLWPSLHQAWQQRMNAWLERRIPPASQYRLNRHNLFIFPSHTGWVYLCLTVAIFLLGSNYENNLVLALAYLLFSLFVVSMHYCHYNLSGLTVEALTAPTGYAGQSLRFLLQLQTERPRYDLQLSAIDGLGEHLPTLENRAQLGVTFIAARRGWLQPGRLRIASQWPLGLLECWTQLDLQQTGLAYPRPLLCELQLQAGNTPQAESNAPASVSQTAGMDEMQGVRPYRVGESLSQIAWKQVAQGRGLVSKEFMTPIPQLCWLELQKTPGLDLEERLSKLCYQLQILEQQGAHYGLLLGSQSIAPGEGALHQTHCLTALALYENH from the coding sequence ATGAAACTGTGGCCGTCGCTGCATCAGGCGTGGCAACAACGCATGAATGCGTGGCTGGAGCGGCGCATTCCCCCTGCCAGCCAATATCGTTTAAATCGTCATAACCTATTTATATTCCCCAGCCATACCGGCTGGGTTTATCTGTGTCTGACGGTGGCGATTTTCCTGCTCGGCTCCAATTATGAAAACAATCTGGTGCTGGCGCTGGCTTATCTGTTGTTCAGCCTGTTTGTAGTCTCGATGCATTACTGCCACTACAACCTCAGCGGGTTAACGGTGGAAGCGCTGACGGCACCAACCGGTTATGCCGGGCAATCGTTACGTTTTCTGCTGCAATTACAAACGGAACGCCCGCGTTATGATCTGCAATTAAGCGCTATAGATGGCTTAGGCGAACATCTGCCAACGCTTGAAAATCGTGCGCAACTCGGCGTGACCTTTATTGCCGCCCGCCGCGGCTGGTTACAACCGGGTCGGTTACGCATCGCCAGCCAATGGCCGCTCGGTTTGCTGGAATGCTGGACGCAGCTCGATCTGCAACAAACCGGGCTGGCTTATCCGCGCCCGTTATTGTGTGAGCTGCAGTTGCAGGCCGGGAATACGCCACAGGCGGAATCCAATGCGCCAGCTTCCGTCAGTCAAACCGCGGGCATGGATGAAATGCAGGGTGTACGCCCTTACCGTGTCGGTGAATCATTAAGCCAGATCGCCTGGAAACAGGTCGCGCAAGGGCGTGGCTTGGTCAGCAAAGAGTTTATGACGCCGATCCCGCAATTATGCTGGCTGGAGCTACAAAAAACGCCGGGGCTGGATCTGGAAGAACGCCTGTCGAAGCTTTGTTATCAGCTGCAAATACTGGAGCAACAAGGTGCGCATTACGGCTTATTGCTGGGCAGTCAAAGCATTGCGCCCGGCGAAGGGGCGCTGCATCAAACTCACTGTCTGACCGCGCTGGCGCTGTATGAAAACCACTGA
- a CDS encoding Bax inhibitor-1 family protein: METSVFKRVHLSGVQQISPSLYNLTIGLTLCWGFFVNWLMMMTIPVESLYAIDNRLFFIGYFLCCMAGSFILNRSENPLISFFGYNLIVVPFGLVLNLVVSQFDSALVLEAMRVTGEITFVMMLLGSMYPAFFQGIGRALFFALLITLVVQLAEVFIFHKSHPLTDWAVALIFSGYIGYDWARANAIPKTLDNAIDSAAALYLDIINLFLRVLRILSRR, from the coding sequence ATGGAAACCAGTGTTTTTAAACGCGTACACCTCTCGGGCGTGCAACAAATCAGCCCGTCGTTATATAACCTCACCATCGGCCTGACTTTATGCTGGGGCTTTTTTGTTAACTGGCTGATGATGATGACGATTCCGGTGGAAAGTCTGTATGCCATCGATAATCGGCTGTTTTTTATCGGTTACTTCCTGTGTTGTATGGCCGGAAGTTTTATTCTGAATCGCTCCGAAAATCCGTTGATCAGCTTCTTTGGTTACAACCTGATTGTGGTGCCGTTTGGTCTGGTGCTGAATTTAGTAGTCAGCCAATTTGACAGCGCATTGGTGCTGGAAGCCATGCGTGTGACCGGTGAAATCACCTTCGTCATGATGCTGTTAGGCAGTATGTATCCGGCGTTCTTTCAGGGCATCGGGCGCGCACTATTTTTCGCCTTGCTGATCACCTTGGTCGTGCAGTTGGCGGAAGTGTTTATCTTCCACAAATCACATCCGCTGACCGACTGGGCGGTGGCACTGATTTTCAGTGGTTATATCGGTTACGACTGGGCGCGCGCGAATGCGATCCCGAAAACGCTGGATAACGCTATCGACAGCGCCGCTGCGTTGTATCTCGATATCATCAACCTGTTCTTGCGTGTCCTGCGTATTCTCAGCCGTCGCTGA